A window of Corvus hawaiiensis isolate bCorHaw1 chromosome 15, bCorHaw1.pri.cur, whole genome shotgun sequence genomic DNA:
ATACAGCTTAGAGCACATGGAAGTTTGTGAAGCCAAGTCTGTTCCCACCAATTTCAGCAGTAACCAGATGAAGGCTGCACACAAGAGATCTCATGGAATGCCGCATTTcaccagctgcaggaacaggtTACCTCCATAAACTGTTATTTATGGATTTTCTGCACACTTCAGCCCAGCTCTAACAAGGGGAACGGGCCAGATTCAACACCCAGCTATGAACTCCAGAAATCAGTGGGGCACAAGGACACTACTGGGCAAATATTCCTGGTTTAAATTGTGTCCTGGATGCTTATAAAGCACAGCTGCAGTTTGTGAAAGGGCAGAGCAGGCTTGCAGCAGTGCAGCACATTCATTACACTGTCAGGTTGCATGGTGTAACAGGTGGGAAAGAAATCCCACATCTGTGGAATCCACTGACAAGATTCCCAGTTGAGAAAATTACTGCTATAAAACGAAAGGTACCAACACTATTAGAGCACTGAAGTTCACAGTTCCAGCATAAATACAGTATCATCCCTTTGGGTTTGTTCTGTTCAAGTTTAAAAACCTACCAAAAGATAAACTTGTGAAAGTTTAAATCCAATCCACAGTTAAATGTCACCTCTTTCTGTCACATCTCCTAATCCAGCAAAGAGTTCTGAACACCTCTGTACCAAGATGACCACAAAAACTGTCTACAGGAAAGTGAAGAGATGCTGTATTTACAAATTAGAATTCCCAGCCCCAAAAGACAGGGTAGGAAGTGACAGCTCTGACATTAATGCTCTCTACTTCTGCTTACAGCCAATGAGCTGCTTTGCTTGAAATTCAACTTTCAGCCTGGCATATCTGTGTGCCATCATTTCACGGGCTCCAAATAAAGATTTCCTGAGGGAAATATTTTCTCCCAATCCCTCCAAAAACCGTAAGAGCCAAAAATCCCAGAGCAGGATGGCAGCCTGCTCCTGGTCGCTGCTCCTGTGCCGCAGGGATGCTGCACCAGAGGGCACCCACGGccttctcccactgctgctccaaaccctgctCCTCCCCGCGTGCCTATTTCCCTCTCCTCGTCAGCTATCCCACATTTTAGAGAATCTCCTTATTTCCAGAGGACAGCCTAAGGCACagcaggctgcagggctggctttGCCTGGCTTAATGTTTTCCCAGGATCAGagcattgctgctgctcagcacaaAGCCACACTGATGCAGGACAGTGGCTCTgtcagacagacacacacagaatgAATCTCAGAATCCCAGAGTGAGCTGGGCTGGAAAGGATCCTACAGCTCCTCTCTTTTGCcacagacagggacaccttccactatcccaggaaTCCCTGTCCAGCCTAaacttggacacttccagggatggagcatcctcAACACATACCTGGGAGTGCaatccttattttcttttactacaGTAATAATTCCAGAATATAAACAGGAtataattatgaaaaaaaaaaaaaaaaaaaagctctgttcTTAGTGAATAAATGgatcaaaaattatttcattatttaaaaacctctaaatttATCACTAACTTCAGTATGAGATAAAAACCTACTGGGGAAAAAGAGTATCAGTGTCTGTGTACGTGGTTTTGCACAACACAACTCACCCTGACAATCAGGATCCACTTAATAAGAGATAGACCAAACCCAGAAATGGCCCCATATCGTCCTGCAGCTGAAGTAGTCagacagaaagacaggaaaaatccAATCCAGTTGAAGAGGAATGCCACtgagaaagcaggagaaaagcagcaggtcAAGACACCTTTatattccaaggaaaaaaaccataaacGCCTTGCACACAGGCTTTTCCTGGTGCTACAGAAACATAAATGTGACCCAAACTATTTTGGGTCACTGCTTGAAAAAAAGTTCATTCCATCAGGTACTTACTGAAGAAAGTCAGCATGAAAATGCCATCATTTCCTATCCTCAGCTGGTCAGTGTCATCAAAGTCATCTCGTGTCACAAAGTCATCATCCTGCAAAGCAGAGAGAGGCAGCACATGGGGGAGTTAGGTCAGTCTAGTCCACACAGCAACCCCAGTTCTGGGTGTGACTCTTCAAGAAAGGGCTGGAATCCTAAATCTCAAAAGGCTAcaaatgcaaaaatgaaaaaattcctgCTTCTCATCCTGAAATGGTGCAGGGCATGAACTGTTATCTATATAACAGGAAatgtatctttatttttaacatagTCAAGATCCAGCATGTTCTTGTTCTCACTGTGAAGAATTCTTCTATTCATCAAAAAATTATCATCTCAGCAAGGAATTTGGCTTCTGTGAAGAAGTGTAATGAGCAGTGGACTTCTAATGCTAGCAGGGGTGGAGGGAGTGGCTGAACAAGAGATAAtgtaggaaaaacaaaaagaaattaagtctGACAGAATGGTTTTATCGTCCTTGTATCAGCTACACTGACCTCCAGAAAAGTCAACTAAGTAAGCAGCCGGAGTATCAAGGGTAGATATGCCAGACAGCTGAAGAATTAATCctaaatcttttttaaaaaggaaaaaaacccaacaaaaaccccagtgtCAGTGCACAGGGATACAGTACAGTCCCTCTGTCAGCTTGCCAAGCTAATCTGGCTAGCACATGCTGGCATTACTGAGATGTCTGACATCATCACAGTGctcagaggaaaattaaaaagaaaaaaaaaatagccacaGGACTCTTGGGAGCATGGAATATCACCACCCCAGAAAGCTTCAAAAACACAAAAAGCCCAACACGAATTAAAACAGTCATGGCACATGACGGGCAGGAGTTAAAGCTGCAATTGtacccagcagcacagggacagccagggacactcaccctgccaGGAACCAAGGGAATGGTGGCCTCAGCCTTGGTTCTCTCGGCCTCGTCATAGCTGGGCAGAGTGGTGGCCACGTTGTAGGACGGCGGCTTCGGGAACCCTGACTCATCCTTGTAGTCAAAATAAGCTGCACAGAAACAGTTACACAGCAGGTAACTCAGCACTGCCTCAAGAACACCGGGTTGGGAATGAGCAGTGCTCCAGGCGATTCCCAACGAGCCCAGGCTGTTGAagcctgtcccctccccacccttccATCCATTCCAGCCTCCTGCCATCCCAAAGCAGGAAGTGAAAAGCACAGGAACACCTTCTCTGATAGCCAGCAATCCACAGAACACTCACTGAACATGCCTGCCTGTACTGCTTAAAACAACCCCACATGCTGTGCCTCTGCCGACTTGGACACTCAGAAACAGTCATGTCTCCAGATCCAAGTGGTTATTAAAGTTATtagtgacaggacaggaggaTGATTCAAAGTCCCATCCTTATGACCAAGTACTCAGTTATTGAAAAGTGCAAGAAAAGTGAATTCTTTAAACCCTTTTAAGTAACAAATCCTTTAGGGAAGGGGCACAGCATCATCCAAATGCCAAATAATGAGAGAGGAACCACAAATCCTTACAGAACTTTGATTTTTAACTGTCTTCAATTTACTGAGAACACTGTGAACTGTAACCTGAACACCCTTTGATGGGATGACATCAGACGAACGCAGCCAAATTGCATCTCCTAAACCACAAGTACCAACAAGCTGTGTGGATCAATCCTGGTCCCTGCAGCTTGGGAaggtgctgcagagccagccGTGGATGAGGAGAGCAGtcagtgacagcagagcagtcccagctcTCGCCCCCAGGTGAGGATACCTGTGCTCtctgcagaaatgctgctgtagGGCGGAGGGGCGTCGTTCACCACCGGCACGGCCTCGCCCGGCTCCTCTTCATTCTGCAGCTGAACAGACCCACACACCACGGGTTAGGAGGGTTTCTCAGAGCTCTGACACCACCCCTGCAGCTTTAATTGCACACAACAGACTCTTCTGGAAGGAGACTGTTCTGCAGCACCACGGGAcatggagcagctgctcagcctcCCTCCCAAGCATTCCCACTTGAAATGATCCATCTTCCATCTCAGttttaatgttgtttttaaatCCTCTCCTCACACACCCGGACtccagcaaagcacagcacacagcttTCCAGTACTTCTCAATTTCCCTGGCACTTCCTCAGCTCACACTGCTTAGGAGCTGCAGTTGCATCTGTTTTAGTCACAGAAATACAGTGAGATGCCCAACAAAAGGCTCCATTGCTGCCTGTGGCTTTGCTAAGGAAGGGATTTTTCCATGGATACATTACATAATGATGCACAGAAGTACGAATGTTGCCATTT
This region includes:
- the NDFIP1 gene encoding NEDD4 family-interacting protein 1 yields the protein MVLEVSPSLGGSVIPYPLQERCPRPGAAPAAGGAEGGAAERDGEGGSERSPQRAATGPPPPPPAQRPHRPRSAMAAAAAEPSTGRYQQLQNEEEPGEAVPVVNDAPPPYSSISAESTAYFDYKDESGFPKPPSYNVATTLPSYDEAERTKAEATIPLVPGRDDDFVTRDDFDDTDQLRIGNDGIFMLTFFMAFLFNWIGFFLSFCLTTSAAGRYGAISGFGLSLIKWILIVRFSTYFPGYFDGQYWLWWVFLVLGFLLFLRGFINYAKVRKMPDTFSTLPRTRVLFIY